One Bacteroidota bacterium DNA segment encodes these proteins:
- a CDS encoding 3-isopropylmalate dehydratase large subunit — MGMTITEKILAKHSGKREAHPGDNVWVDVDVLMTHDVCGPGTFGIFKREFGAGAKVWDREKVVVIPDHYIFTADTHAHRNVDILRDFVKEQNLPHFFDVHTPRYKGVCHIAMPEEGFTRPGEVLFGTDSHTCTAGAFGEFATGIGNTDAAFILGTGKLWVKVPETMKFIFEGELPPYLMAKDLILAVIGKIGVDGATYRAMDFAGDTIDRMDMEARMTLCNMVIEAGGKNGVCAPDKTTTDFVSARSKVKFETVFNDGDAKFHSIHKFNVKEIEPLVAKPHSPDNKAKVSEVAGTKLDRAYIGSCTGGRITDFIAAAETMYGEKVKIDTFIVPATTEVARLMKATKVKDKTVWQVLEDAGCRIGDASCAACLGGPSDTFGRLNGVEVCISSTNRNFPGRMGSKKSQVYLASPYTVAASALTGVITHPKQFFN; from the coding sequence ATGGGCATGACGATTACAGAGAAGATTCTTGCAAAACACTCGGGGAAAAGGGAAGCGCACCCCGGAGACAACGTGTGGGTCGATGTCGACGTGCTGATGACGCACGACGTCTGCGGACCGGGTACCTTCGGGATCTTCAAACGGGAATTCGGCGCCGGTGCGAAGGTCTGGGACCGGGAGAAAGTTGTTGTGATCCCCGACCATTATATTTTCACCGCCGACACCCATGCGCACCGGAACGTCGACATCCTCCGCGATTTTGTGAAGGAGCAGAACCTTCCGCATTTCTTCGACGTTCATACTCCCCGCTATAAAGGGGTCTGTCACATCGCGATGCCCGAGGAAGGATTCACGCGCCCGGGAGAAGTCCTGTTCGGGACCGATTCTCACACCTGCACTGCCGGAGCGTTCGGGGAATTTGCGACCGGCATCGGCAACACCGATGCGGCGTTCATTCTCGGCACCGGAAAATTATGGGTGAAAGTTCCGGAAACGATGAAGTTCATTTTCGAAGGAGAGCTTCCGCCGTACCTGATGGCGAAGGACCTGATCCTTGCCGTGATCGGAAAGATCGGCGTCGACGGTGCAACGTACCGCGCAATGGATTTCGCCGGCGACACGATCGACCGGATGGATATGGAAGCGCGGATGACCCTGTGCAACATGGTGATCGAGGCCGGCGGGAAAAACGGCGTGTGCGCTCCCGACAAGACGACGACGGATTTCGTCAGCGCCCGCTCGAAAGTGAAATTCGAGACCGTCTTCAACGACGGCGATGCGAAGTTCCACAGCATCCACAAATTCAACGTTAAAGAGATCGAACCGCTTGTCGCCAAACCGCATTCGCCCGACAATAAGGCGAAGGTGAGCGAGGTGGCGGGAACAAAGCTCGACCGCGCCTACATCGGGTCGTGCACCGGAGGGAGGATCACCGATTTCATCGCGGCGGCTGAAACGATGTACGGCGAGAAGGTCAAGATCGATACGTTCATCGTCCCGGCGACGACCGAGGTTGCCCGTTTGATGAAGGCGACCAAAGTGAAGGACAAGACCGTCTGGCAGGTGCTTGAAGACGCGGGATGCAGGATCGGCGACGCATCGTGCGCCGCATGTCTCGGCGGACCGTCCGATACCTTCGGCCGGTTGAACGGCGTCGAGGTCTGCATCTCCTCGACGAACAGAAATTTTCCGGGAAGGATGGGCTCGAAGAAATCGCAGGTCTATCTGGCCTCGCCGTATACCGTTGCGGCCTCTGCGCTTACGGGCGTCATCACGCACCCGAAGCAATTCTTCAACTGA